The Erythrobacter sp. genome segment CGACATGAAGCAGAGCATGGAAGCGCTGATCCACCACTTCAAGCTCTACACCGAAGGATTCCACGTGCCTGCGGGCGAAGTCTACGTGGCGACCGAAAGCCCGAAGGGCGAATTCGGCGTCTATCTGGTCAGCGACGGATCGAACAAGCCCTACCGCTGCAAGATCCGCCCCACGGCCTTCTCGCACCTGCAGGCGATGGACATGATGACCAAGGGCCACATGCTCCCCGACGCGACCGCGATCCTGGGCGCGATCGACGTGGTGTTCGGGGAGTGTGACCGGTGAAAACTCTTGAGCGTCTATTGTACGGAGCAGGCGGAGGTTATGTCGCTGCGAGTTTTGTAGTGAGCGGTTTAGCATCAGCTCGATCCGTCTACTATTTCTGCGCTGCAGTAGCCATTCTTGGCCTTTTGGTGATCGCGGGCAAATGGGTGATGCAACGGCGGGTGACTAATGTCTGACAACCTCACCACCGCAGAAGCCATGATCGCGGCTTACAACGCGCAGGACGTGGACCTCTACGTTTCGTACATGACCGATGATGCCTGCGAGGCGAACTATCGCGGCGATGTCGTGCGGGAGGGCAAGGAAGGCACGCGTTCAGGCCTTGCCGCCGCTTTCGCCCGCTGGCCGCATAACCATGCCGAGATCGTCGAGAAGCAGGCCATCGGCAACTATGTGCTGATGCGCGAACACGTCACGCGCGGCCCGACCTCCGATGGCTCGGAACTGGTCGAACCGTTCGAGGTGATCGCGGTCTACAGCTTCGAAGGCGACAAGTGCTCGCGCGTGGAGTTCATCCGGTGAAGTTTTCTCCTTTCTTCGTCACCCCGGCCTCCGAGCCGGGGTCCCGCTCCTTTCCCGCTTGCTCCAAGGCAGCGGGACCCCGGATCAAGTCCGGGGTGACGGTTGAGGCTAGGAAATAATGGCCGCTAGACACATCGCCCCCGATACGCCCGAACTGCGCGCCCGCTGGGGTGGCTGGGTGTTCACGCCGGAAAACCGCGAGAAGGCCGACTGGCACATCAGGAAATACCCCGAAGGCCGCCAGAAAAGCGCGGTGATGCCGCTGCTCGACCTGGCCCAGCGGCAGGTGGGCGCGGAAACCGATACGCAAGGGTGGCTGCCGATTCCGGTGATCGAATATGTCGCCGCCTATCTCGACATGCCGGTGATCCGCGTGCTCGAAGTCGCCACCTTCTACACCATGTATAACCTCGCCCCGGTGGGCAGGTTCCACGTGCAGGTCTGCGGCACTACCCCGTGCATGCTGCGCGGCTCCGACGACCTGCTCGCCGCCTGCAAGGCGCGCGGCATGAAGAAGGGGCACATCTCGGACGATGGGCTGTGGTCCTTCACCGAGGTAGAATGCATGGGCAATTGCGCCACCGCGCCGATGGTGCAGATCAACGACGACAATTACGAAGACCTGACCGCCGAACGGCTCGACGCGGTTCTCGATGCTTTGGCTCGCGGCGAGCTTCCGAAGACGGGCACGCAGGAACCGGGGCGGCACACCAGCGAACCGGCGGGCGGGCCGACCACCTTGCGCGAGATGGTGGATGCCAACCACGACTACCGGGGGGATTGGTGATGGACCTGATTATCCCCATCATCATCGCGCTGGTGCTCGTCATCATCGCCTGGAAAGTGGTCGCAGGCCTCGCGAAAACAGTGGTGCTGGTCGTGATCCTCGCGGCAGCGGCATTGTGGGTCTGGCAATCGGGTGCTTTGGCGGGAGCGTTGGCATGAGCCTTCAAGACAAAGACCGCATCTTCACCAACGTCTACGGCTTCCAGTCTCCCGGACTGAAGGCTGCCAGAAAGCGTGGCGACTGGGACGATACCAGGAAGCTGATGGCCGTCGGGCAGGATGCCATAATCGACGAGATCAAGGCCAGCGGTCTGCGCGGGCGCGGCGGGGCGGGGTTCCCGACCGGCATGAAGTGGTCCTTCATGCCCAAGGAAAGCAAGGACGGCCGGCCCAGCTTCCTCGTCATCAACGCGGACGAGTCCGAACCGGGCAGCTGCAAGGATCGCGAAATCATCCGCCACGATCCGCACAAGCTGATCGAAGGCGCGCTGATCGCGGGCTACGCGATGCGCGCGCGTGCCGCCTATATCTACATTCGCGGCGAATATATCCGCGAGGCCGAGGCTTTGCAGGCGGCAATCGAGGAAGCCTACAACGCGGGGCTGCTGGGCAGGAACGCTAGCGGCTCGGGCTACGATTTCGATGTGTTCATGCATCGCGGGGCAGGGGCCTACATCTGCGGTGAAGAAACCGCGATGATCGAAAGTCTCGAAGGCAAGAAGGGCCAGCCGCGCCTCAAGCCGCCGTTCCCGGCAGGCGCAGGGCTCTACGGCTGCCCGACAACGGTCAACAATGTCGAGAGCATTGCGGTGGTGCCGACCATCCTGCGGCGCGGCGCGAGCTGGTTCAGCAGCTTCGGCCGCGAGGGCAACAAGGGCACCAAGCTGTTCCAGATCAGCGGGCACGTAAACACGCCCTGCGTGGTCGAGGAAGCGATGAGCATCACTTTCGAGGAGCTGATCGAGAAGCACTGCGGCGGCATTCGTGGCGGGTGGGACAACCTGCTGGCGGTGATCCCCGGCGGATCTTCGGTCCCGCTCGTCCCCGCCGAACAGATACGCCACGCGCATATGGATTTTGACGGGCTGAAGGAATTGGGCAGCGGGCTGGGCACCGCAGGCGTGATTGTGATGGACAAGAGCACCGACATCGTCCGCGCGATCAGCCGCCTGTCGTATTTCTACAAACACGAAAGCTGCGGCCAGTGCACGCCGTGCCGCGAAGGCACCGGCTGGATGTGGCGCGTGATGGAACGGCTGCGGGTAGGCGAAAGCTCATCCGAAGAGATCGACATGCTCTACCAGGTCACCAAGCAGGTGGAGGGCCACACGATCTGCGCGCTGGGCGACGCGGCAGCATGGCCGATCCAGGGCCTGCTCAAGCACTTCCGCCCGGAACTGGAACGCCGCATTGCGGAACGGGATGGCGTGATGGCGGAGGCAGCGGAGTGATGCGGGCGCTCCTGCCCTTCGTGCTGTTGCTCGGCGCGGGTTTTCCCGCCGAAGCCGCGTGGGCGCAGGACGATGTGCATCCCAACACCGAGTTGCAGACCGGAACCCGCTTCGCCAGGGAGCCGGAGACGGCGGGCGCGGCCGAAGCGCGCTGGATGCAGAAGCGGGTGGCCATGTGCGTGTTCAACCGCAACCGCGATGAAGTCCGTGCAATTCTGGCGAATAGCAACTTTTACTCGATCGACTTTGACGCCGTTGATCACGAACCCGACACAATTTTCGACGATCTGGAAGTCAGCTTCTGCATGGGTCGCCTCATGCGCGGAGCGGATAACGAGACATATCGCTTGTACATGAATGTCCCCTTCTCGACCCTGCGCAACCTGCTGGCGGAAGAGGCCTATTTGCAGGATTTCGATAATGCGCCCGCGATTGGCGCAGACAGCACGCAGGATGTGGCTGGTCGCTTCGCGGGCGAGCGGGTCCATCCGCAAGTGAGCACGATGGCAGCCCTGGCAGATTGCCTCACCTTCAGCGGTGGCGCACAGGCGCATGAACTG includes the following:
- a CDS encoding nuclear transport factor 2 family protein — its product is MIAAYNAQDVDLYVSYMTDDACEANYRGDVVREGKEGTRSGLAAAFARWPHNHAEIVEKQAIGNYVLMREHVTRGPTSDGSELVEPFEVIAVYSFEGDKCSRVEFIR
- the nuoE gene encoding NADH-quinone oxidoreductase subunit NuoE, which gives rise to MAARHIAPDTPELRARWGGWVFTPENREKADWHIRKYPEGRQKSAVMPLLDLAQRQVGAETDTQGWLPIPVIEYVAAYLDMPVIRVLEVATFYTMYNLAPVGRFHVQVCGTTPCMLRGSDDLLAACKARGMKKGHISDDGLWSFTEVECMGNCATAPMVQINDDNYEDLTAERLDAVLDALARGELPKTGTQEPGRHTSEPAGGPTTLREMVDANHDYRGDW
- the nuoF gene encoding NADH-quinone oxidoreductase subunit NuoF produces the protein MSLQDKDRIFTNVYGFQSPGLKAARKRGDWDDTRKLMAVGQDAIIDEIKASGLRGRGGAGFPTGMKWSFMPKESKDGRPSFLVINADESEPGSCKDREIIRHDPHKLIEGALIAGYAMRARAAYIYIRGEYIREAEALQAAIEEAYNAGLLGRNASGSGYDFDVFMHRGAGAYICGEETAMIESLEGKKGQPRLKPPFPAGAGLYGCPTTVNNVESIAVVPTILRRGASWFSSFGREGNKGTKLFQISGHVNTPCVVEEAMSITFEELIEKHCGGIRGGWDNLLAVIPGGSSVPLVPAEQIRHAHMDFDGLKELGSGLGTAGVIVMDKSTDIVRAISRLSYFYKHESCGQCTPCREGTGWMWRVMERLRVGESSSEEIDMLYQVTKQVEGHTICALGDAAAWPIQGLLKHFRPELERRIAERDGVMAEAAE